CTGTAGAGTCTGATTATCAACTAGCTTCTACTGTTGCGATGAAAATTATGGGGAGTGCTGGTAATATGGCAGCTAAAACAGCAAAAGGGACAGGTAGTTTTGAAATGAGCTTTTTAGATAGCTTATCTAATTTAAACCAGTTGCAATGAAGCAAGTAGATTATTCCTTAATGTATGTAACTGATGATAGAATAACTAATGATTCCTTATTTTTTCAGATTTTGGAAGATAGCCTAAGAGGTGGAGCAAGCATCATACAACTGAGAGAAAAAAATCTTGATACGAAATCATTTTTTTATAGAGCTTTAAAAACAAAGTCGCTTTGTGAGAAATATGGCGTTCCGTGTATTGTCAATGATAGAATTGATATTGCCTTAGCAATTAATGCAGAGGGTGTCCATGTAGGTCAAAAAGATATGCCTGTTTCTGTAGCAAGAAAGCTATTGGGAAAAGATAAAATTATTGGGCTTTCAGTAAGTAATATCTGTCAAGCCACACAAGCTAATGATTTAGAAATTGATTATATCGGAATCTCTCCCATTTTTGGAACGACCACCAAAA
This Bernardetia sp. DNA region includes the following protein-coding sequences:
- the thiE gene encoding thiamine phosphate synthase → MKQVDYSLMYVTDDRITNDSLFFQILEDSLRGGASIIQLREKNLDTKSFFYRALKTKSLCEKYGVPCIVNDRIDIALAINAEGVHVGQKDMPVSVARKLLGKDKIIGLSVSNICQATQANDLEIDYIGISPIFGTTTKTKDLDEPLGIEGLKKIKQISSKPIVCIGGINKKNTAQIIQNGADGIAVISAISKADNPKIETKTLKNIVCQAGTKK